One genomic window of Nicotiana sylvestris chromosome 10, ASM39365v2, whole genome shotgun sequence includes the following:
- the LOC138880425 gene encoding pectinesterase 4-like, with protein sequence MVGKIVVSLVSLILLVGVIVGVVVVVHKNGDNDDDKSTKVQMKKVDEFCQPTSFKDACVQSLDKVASNDSATIKDYIMAAFEYTVQEIKKSLHETGKTNVNKESDPYNHMAVEDCKVLLEDAIEELESTLKKVNENEMKSLNDKVYDILTYVSAVYSYQSECIDSIDKPEYKSAIEKYLVNSTQLSNNAIDIVAKISSALQSSGFQIPDGLLNRKLLEANYQIGHDNYPTWFPVADRKLLANTPTPHAIVAKDGSGKFKTVSDALKAYPQKHQGKYIVYVKAGVYNEQVLVDKKQPNVFIFGDGAGKTIITSDKNVAILKFTTMNSATFGVNAPGFVAKGITFRNTAGPKGQQAVALRIQGDQSAVFDCNIEGYQDTLYYQSKRQFYRNCVISGTIDFIFGRGTAVIQDSTIILRKPGADQKWNTITADGREVESQPTGVALQNCKIVAEKELIDTKIVENFLGRPWKALSTNVVMESEIGGFIKPEGWMIWDKEHYEQTCECYEYANRGPGAVTNARNTVFKKFKVLSPQEATKYTAGAVWLQGKEWLPATGAPFYLGLGGK encoded by the exons ATGGTAGGGAAAATAGTGGTTTCATTGGTATCTTTGATTCTTTTAGTAGGTGTAATTGTAGGAGTTGTAGTTGTTGTACACAAAAATGGAGATAACGATGATGATAAAAGCACAAAAGTTCAAATGAAAAAAGTTGACGAATTTTGTCAACCTACATCATTTAAAGATGCATGTGTACAAAGTCTTGATAAAGTTGCATCTAACGATTCTGCTACAATTAAAGACTATATAATGGCTGCTTTTGAATATACCGTTCAAGAGATCAAGAAATCATTACATGAAACTGGAAAAACTAATGTTAAtaaggaaagtgatccttacaATCACATGGCAGTAGAAGATTGCAAAGTACTATTGGAAGATGCAATTGAAGAACTCGAATCCACGCTTAAAAAGGTTAACGAGAACGAAATGAAGTCCCTGAATGATAAAGTCTACGATATTCTGACTTATGTCAGTGCTGTTTACTCTTATCAGAGCGAGTGTATAGATTCCATTGACAAACCTGAGTACAAATCCGCCATTGAAAAATACCTTGTCAACTCCACGCAATTGAGTAACAATGCCATTGACATTGTAGCTAAGATTTCATCTGCTCTCCAATCCTCGGGCTTTCAAATTCCTGATGGTCTTTTAAACCGAAAACTTCTTGAAGCAAATTACCAAATTGGTCATGACAACTACCCTACATGGTTCCCTGTTGCTGACCGTAAGCTTTTGGCTAACACCCCAACTCCTCATGCAATAGTTGCAAAAGATGGAAGTGGAAAATTTAAAACAGTTTCTGATGCTCTTAAAGCATACCCTCAAAAACATCAAGGCAAATACATAGTATATGTCAAGGCTGGTGTTTATAACGAACAAGTCCTTGTCGATAAGAAACAACCAAACGTGTTTATCTTTGGAGATGGCGCGGGGAAAACAATCATAACTTCAGACAAAAATGTCGCAATCTTGAAATTCACCACCATGAATTCTGCTACATTTG GTGTTAACGCACCAGGGTTTGTTGCCAAAGGAATTACATTCCGAAACACAGCTGGTCCAAAAGGACAACAAGCCGTGGCACTCAGAATACAAGGTGATCAATCTGCAGTTTTCGACTGCAACATTGAAGGCTACCAAGACACCTTATACTATCAAAGCAAACGTCAATTCTATCGCAATTGTGTCATATCAGGCACGATTGATTTCATCTTTGGTAGAGGCACGGCTGTAATCCAAGATTCaaccatcattttgagaaaaccagGAGCAGATCAAAAATGGAACACAATCACAGCCGACGGTAGAGAAGTGGAGTCACAACCAACAGGAGTAGCATTACAAAATTGCAAAATCGTAGCAGAAAAGGAACTCATCGATACTAAAATCGTCGAGAATTTCTTGGGACGTCCATGGAAGGCGTTATCGACGAATGTAGTAATGGAGAGTGAAATTGGTGGTTTTATTAAACCAGAAGGATGGATGATATGGGATAAAGAACATTACGAGCAAACATGTGAATGTTATGAATATGCTAATAGAGGACCTGGTGCTGTTACTAATGCAAGGAACACGGTTTTCAAGAAATTTAAGGTACTTAGCCCACAGGAAGCAACTAAATATACTGCTGGTGCTGTTTGGCTTCAAGGAAAAGAATGGTTGCCTGCTACTGGTGCACCTTTTTACCTTGGTCTAGGTggaaaataa